One segment of Olsenella uli DSM 7084 DNA contains the following:
- the dut gene encoding dUTP diphosphatase: MTTEQLVLPIKRLDPTVRLPTYAYAGDAGLDLRSNEELVLKPLERRLIGTGLAIAIPEGFAGFVQPRSGMAYKVGLSMANTPGLVDAHYRGELKVCAINLSPTDDICIARGDRIAQLVIQRVPIVSLQEVDRLDETDRGEGGFGSSGV; encoded by the coding sequence ATGACAACAGAACAGCTCGTGCTTCCCATCAAACGCCTCGACCCGACGGTCAGGCTGCCCACCTATGCCTATGCTGGCGATGCGGGGCTGGACCTACGCTCGAACGAGGAGCTTGTGCTCAAGCCGCTTGAGCGCCGTCTCATCGGTACCGGTCTGGCGATTGCCATTCCCGAGGGCTTTGCGGGCTTCGTGCAGCCACGCAGTGGGATGGCATACAAGGTGGGGTTGTCCATGGCCAACACGCCCGGCCTGGTCGATGCCCACTATCGTGGCGAACTCAAGGTCTGCGCCATTAACCTGAGCCCTACGGATGACATTTGCATCGCGCGTGGCGATCGAATCGCCCAGCTTGTCATACAACGCGTCCCCATCGTGTCCCTCCAGGAGGTCGATCGTCTGGACGAGACCGACCGCGGGGAGGGCGGCTTCGGTTCAAGCGGCGTCTGA
- the nrdR gene encoding transcriptional regulator NrdR, translated as MRCPKCGCDESKVVDSRPSESTDAIRRRRECVKCGTRFTTYERREEMPILVIKKDGRKETFDRQKVMRGLVAATVKRDIPIGSLNALIDSIESELRDGGHMEVLSQEIGRMVLQRLVDVDKVAYVRFASVYRDFKDVDEFNEELRSLSI; from the coding sequence ATGCGCTGTCCCAAGTGCGGTTGTGACGAGTCCAAGGTTGTCGATTCTCGACCTTCCGAAAGCACGGATGCCATCAGGCGCAGGCGTGAGTGTGTCAAATGTGGCACGCGCTTCACGACGTACGAGCGTCGTGAAGAGATGCCCATCCTGGTCATAAAAAAGGATGGGCGAAAGGAGACCTTTGATCGCCAAAAGGTCATGCGCGGCCTGGTTGCCGCGACCGTCAAGCGCGACATCCCCATCGGGTCCCTCAACGCTCTCATTGATTCCATCGAGTCGGAGCTGAGGGACGGCGGGCACATGGAAGTCCTCTCTCAGGAGATCGGTCGGATGGTCCTGCAGCGCCTTGTGGATGTCGACAAGGTCGCCTACGTTCGCTTCGCATCGGTCTATCGAGACTTCAAGGACGTCGACGAGTTCAACGAAGAGCTTCGGAGCCTTTCCATATGA
- a CDS encoding LysM peptidoglycan-binding domain-containing protein, producing MSRSTPCSTEGSLALKSLPSTRPRFTLIEGSLDAVVIPTAEGDARGSTRALAGPLFALCATLVLIACVVISVVTADASESRLAETFDGIGTETISVSAGDSLWSISEDHGVEGASVQDVSSWIRRANHLGTSELALGQTLVVPVRR from the coding sequence ATGAGCCGCAGCACTCCCTGTTCGACAGAAGGCAGCCTTGCCCTTAAGTCCCTCCCTTCCACACGGCCCAGATTCACCCTTATCGAGGGAAGCCTCGACGCCGTCGTCATCCCGACCGCGGAAGGAGACGCGAGAGGGTCCACCCGCGCCCTCGCGGGTCCACTCTTCGCCCTGTGCGCCACGCTCGTCCTCATCGCGTGCGTCGTCATCTCCGTCGTCACGGCCGATGCGTCGGAATCCAGGCTTGCCGAGACCTTCGATGGCATCGGGACCGAGACGATCTCTGTCAGTGCGGGGGACTCCCTTTGGAGCATCTCCGAGGACCACGGCGTCGAGGGCGCATCCGTCCAGGACGTTAGCAGCTGGATTCGTCGTGCCAACCACCTGGGCACGAGCGAACTTGCTCTCGGACAGACCCTCGTCGTTCCCGTCAGGCGGTAA
- the lexA gene encoding transcriptional repressor LexA: MPKDRLSRRQAQIYEFICGYTGEHGYPPSVREIGAAVGLASPSTVHMHLKVLQELGYIKRDSKKPRTIEVVSEGGDATPPSPSTPLATVEEDASANVISLPLVGRVAAGTPILAEQNVEETLTLPTSIVGDSSSFVLRVRGQSMINAGIFDGDYIVVKEQHEAHDGEIVVALIDDSATVKTFYRERGRVRLQPENDTMNPIYVVNPTILGRVTGLFRSIS; this comes from the coding sequence ATGCCAAAAGACAGGCTCAGCAGGCGTCAGGCCCAGATATACGAGTTCATCTGTGGTTACACGGGTGAGCACGGTTATCCGCCTTCCGTGCGTGAGATAGGCGCTGCCGTCGGCCTTGCCTCACCCTCGACGGTCCACATGCATCTCAAGGTCCTTCAGGAGCTGGGCTACATTAAGCGCGACTCCAAGAAGCCCCGTACCATCGAGGTTGTGTCCGAGGGCGGCGATGCCACACCCCCCAGTCCCTCCACGCCTCTTGCAACGGTCGAGGAAGACGCATCCGCCAACGTCATCAGCCTTCCGCTGGTGGGTCGCGTCGCAGCTGGGACGCCCATCCTCGCAGAGCAAAACGTCGAGGAAACCCTGACTTTGCCGACGAGCATAGTCGGCGATTCGAGCTCCTTCGTCTTGCGTGTCAGAGGGCAGTCCATGATCAACGCAGGGATCTTCGATGGCGACTACATAGTCGTCAAGGAGCAGCATGAGGCACATGACGGCGAGATAGTCGTAGCCCTGATCGATGACTCAGCCACAGTCAAGACCTTCTATCGCGAAAGGGGCCGGGTGCGCCTCCAGCCAGAGAACGACACGATGAACCCCATCTATGTTGTAAACCCGACCATTCTGGGCAGGGTCACGGGACTCTTCCGCTCCATCTCGTAG
- a CDS encoding heparan-alpha-glucosaminide N-acetyltransferase domain-containing protein — protein MPHMMADKLGHASTTVSALRSDEPAKGRLHLYDVLRGFSVVSMVAFHLCYDLKFINGVSLPFFASPFLDLWRNSISWAFVLIAGCMYQHSRDNFRRAGRYLALALAIYVVTAAVRVDTPISFGIIYCMGACTLSARLLELVHLRPSGPGTACLMLFAFVCLLDLKSGSVGLAGMRLELPETLFSTPYLSWLGLPGPLFTSGDYYPLLPYLFLYLAGTATSATLVRNGHPAVLARLRVRPLEFLGRHALEAYVIHQPVLLLASRAIAMAMTY, from the coding sequence ATGCCGCACATGATGGCCGACAAGCTCGGGCATGCCTCGACGACGGTGTCGGCTCTCAGGTCTGACGAGCCCGCAAAAGGTCGCCTCCATCTCTATGACGTGTTGCGCGGCTTCTCCGTCGTCTCGATGGTCGCGTTCCACCTTTGCTATGACCTCAAGTTCATCAATGGCGTGAGCCTGCCGTTCTTCGCGTCCCCCTTCCTGGATCTGTGGCGCAACAGCATCTCCTGGGCCTTCGTGCTCATCGCTGGCTGCATGTATCAGCACTCTCGTGACAACTTCAGGCGTGCGGGGAGGTATCTCGCGCTGGCGCTCGCGATCTATGTCGTGACGGCTGCGGTCAGGGTCGACACGCCCATCAGCTTCGGCATCATCTACTGCATGGGCGCCTGCACGCTCTCGGCCCGCCTGCTGGAACTTGTGCACCTGAGGCCTTCTGGTCCCGGCACGGCCTGCCTGATGTTGTTCGCGTTCGTCTGCCTGCTGGACCTCAAGAGCGGCTCGGTGGGGCTCGCGGGCATGAGACTCGAGCTTCCCGAGACGCTCTTCTCCACACCCTACCTCTCGTGGCTGGGACTTCCCGGTCCCCTCTTTACGTCCGGGGACTACTATCCGCTCCTCCCCTATCTCTTTCTCTACCTGGCCGGCACGGCAACGAGCGCGACGCTCGTACGCAACGGGCACCCCGCCGTGCTCGCGCGCCTTCGTGTCCGGCCGCTCGAGTTCCTTGGCCGTCATGCCCTCGAGGCCTATGTCATCCACCAGCCCGTCCTCCTGCTGGCGTCAAGGGCCATCGCGATGGCGATGACCTACTGA
- the hflX gene encoding GTPase HflX, giving the protein MPRFTPHPTAPVPERAVLVGVERRESDWPIGESMAELARLAETDGAVVVATMVQRLDAPVPRTFIGSGKAGELVRMVHSLDADVVIFDDELTPSQQSNLERIVGEPTKVIDRTALILDIFGEHATTREGRLQVQLAQLQYLLPRLRGMWSHLVREQARGGIGSRFGQGESQLEVDRRLVRDRISCLRKELRRLEGRRKVQSKARWDSGVFRVALAGYTNAGKSTLLNRLTGAGAYVKDELFATLDPTTRSMVLDAGRKVTVTDTVGFIQKLPTTLVESFKSTLAEVMAADLVLLVADASDGNVRKEIAAVRRILGDISASETPTVVVFNKIDALDDEELALLRTGAPDAVPISALTGRGIPGLLYRIAEEAARGDEVITALVPYERGALLRQVHERCRVIREEYRPEGLLATVSADPRMREALAPYIEGAGQ; this is encoded by the coding sequence ATGCCTAGGTTTACGCCACACCCGACTGCCCCCGTGCCCGAGCGGGCTGTCCTCGTCGGCGTGGAGCGGAGGGAGTCCGACTGGCCGATCGGGGAGTCGATGGCCGAGCTCGCCCGCCTTGCCGAGACCGACGGCGCCGTGGTGGTCGCGACGATGGTGCAGAGGCTCGACGCACCCGTCCCCCGCACCTTCATCGGAAGCGGCAAGGCGGGCGAGCTGGTGCGGATGGTGCACTCGCTCGATGCCGACGTTGTCATCTTCGACGATGAGCTCACTCCCTCGCAGCAGTCTAACCTCGAGAGGATAGTTGGCGAGCCGACCAAGGTGATCGACAGGACGGCCCTCATCCTGGACATCTTCGGTGAGCATGCCACCACGCGCGAGGGTAGGCTCCAGGTGCAGCTCGCGCAGCTGCAGTACCTGCTTCCCCGTCTCCGAGGGATGTGGAGCCATCTCGTGAGGGAACAGGCGCGTGGCGGCATCGGTAGCAGGTTCGGCCAGGGAGAGAGCCAGCTCGAGGTAGACAGACGTCTCGTGAGGGACCGCATCTCGTGCCTGCGCAAGGAGCTCAGGAGGCTTGAGGGCCGTCGCAAGGTCCAGAGCAAGGCACGGTGGGACTCGGGCGTCTTCAGGGTGGCGCTTGCCGGCTACACCAATGCGGGGAAGTCCACATTGCTCAACAGGCTCACGGGGGCGGGCGCCTACGTCAAGGACGAGCTCTTCGCCACGCTTGACCCCACGACGAGGTCGATGGTGCTGGACGCGGGCAGGAAGGTCACCGTTACCGATACGGTCGGCTTCATACAGAAGCTCCCCACCACGCTCGTCGAGTCTTTCAAGTCGACCCTCGCGGAGGTCATGGCTGCCGACCTGGTCCTGCTCGTGGCAGACGCCTCGGACGGCAACGTCCGGAAGGAGATTGCCGCCGTGCGCCGCATCCTGGGGGACATCTCTGCATCGGAGACTCCGACGGTCGTCGTCTTCAACAAGATCGATGCCTTGGATGACGAGGAGCTCGCCCTGTTGCGCACGGGCGCCCCCGATGCCGTTCCCATCAGCGCCCTGACAGGTCGGGGTATCCCCGGCCTCCTGTATCGCATCGCCGAGGAGGCCGCACGGGGCGACGAGGTCATTACGGCGCTTGTCCCATATGAGAGGGGTGCGCTGCTCAGGCAGGTACATGAGCGCTGCCGGGTCATCCGGGAGGAGTATCGTCCTGAGGGGCTCCTGGCGACCGTGAGCGCGGACCCGCGCATGCGGGAGGCCCTGGCCCCCTATATCGAGGGAGCCGGTCAGTAG
- the miaA gene encoding tRNA (adenosine(37)-N6)-dimethylallyltransferase MiaA: MSAMPVICIVGPTASGKSSLADRVALALGTSVVSVDAMQVYRGMDVGTAKTPPSERRVPLLMVDVADVGTDFSAKLFQHDARRCVDDLLARGLPAVLCGGTGLYLNAVIDEMEFPPGDSDNPRRARYQSYAESNGSLALYALLCKRDAASAALIHPHNVRRVVRALELCDEGGSYAVRHAGLHERMPHYPALLFGIRMDRPRLYRRIGRRVDAMFEAGLVEEVQGLLGRGLGEALTARQAIGYEEVMDYLAGACTLDAAKERAKTRTRRYAKRQLSWFEHDGRVRWLDYDELDEDAALQVVLSSVAPTVSPGGLALGGGEGRGHA, translated from the coding sequence ATGAGCGCCATGCCCGTCATCTGCATCGTCGGACCCACCGCCTCAGGCAAGAGCTCGCTGGCAGATCGTGTGGCCCTTGCGCTGGGCACCTCGGTCGTCTCCGTCGACGCCATGCAGGTGTATCGTGGCATGGACGTGGGCACGGCCAAGACGCCGCCTTCCGAGAGGCGCGTCCCCCTGCTGATGGTGGACGTGGCGGACGTGGGCACGGACTTCTCGGCGAAGCTCTTCCAGCACGACGCCCGCCGCTGTGTTGACGACCTTCTCGCACGAGGCCTTCCCGCCGTCCTTTGCGGGGGGACAGGACTCTACCTCAACGCGGTGATAGACGAGATGGAGTTCCCACCGGGTGACTCCGACAACCCGCGTCGCGCACGCTATCAGTCCTATGCCGAGAGCAACGGCAGCCTTGCCCTCTATGCCCTGCTATGCAAGAGGGATGCGGCAAGTGCGGCGCTCATCCATCCCCACAACGTGCGTCGCGTCGTGCGCGCGCTCGAGCTCTGTGACGAGGGGGGGTCCTATGCCGTCCGGCACGCGGGATTGCACGAGCGCATGCCCCACTACCCCGCGCTGCTGTTTGGCATCCGCATGGATCGCCCCAGGCTCTACCGGAGGATAGGCCGGCGTGTCGACGCCATGTTTGAGGCCGGGCTCGTCGAGGAGGTCCAGGGCCTCCTCGGCAGGGGCCTGGGAGAGGCCCTGACCGCACGGCAGGCCATCGGCTACGAGGAGGTCATGGACTACCTTGCGGGCGCATGCACGCTCGATGCGGCGAAGGAGCGGGCCAAGACGAGGACGCGCAGGTATGCCAAGCGCCAGCTTTCCTGGTTCGAGCATGACGGACGCGTGCGGTGGCTCGACTACGACGAGCTGGACGAGGACGCGGCGCTGCAGGTCGTCCTCAGCTCTGTAGCCCCAACCGTGTCTCCAGGCGGGCTTGCCCTTGGGGGCGGGGAGGGCCGTGGGCATGCCTAG
- the miaB gene encoding tRNA (N6-isopentenyl adenosine(37)-C2)-methylthiotransferase MiaB produces MARVGELVGKTYFVRTFGCQMNLHDSERVAGLLDDCGCVAVQGPDEADIVVFMTCSVREKADTHLFGEASNLVRLPRPPSGRRVVAVGGCIAQRDGDRLREHIPNVDVVFGTSALASVPALLVEALEEGGGRVHVDTSEEGRGFSAELPSHREQDFHAWVPIMTGCDNFCTYCIVPHVRGRERSRAFERVVDECARLVADGVREITLLGQNVNSYGRDLYGEPRFAELLQAVGETGVERIRFTSSNPKDLSAETIAAMAGTPNVMPHLHLAVQSGSTRILKAMNRSYTREGYLDVIRDIKAAIPGIALSTDIIVGFPGETEEDFLDTLSLVEEVGFASAYTFIYSRRPGTPAARITDDTPREVIQGRFDRLASLVERLAHEANVPYQGSRVEALIEGASKKDDRVLVGHSPHNQTVLLDLPEGSHAGDFVGTLCDVHVTEARTWYLRGELAGLPR; encoded by the coding sequence GTGGCACGCGTCGGTGAGCTTGTGGGCAAGACTTACTTCGTCCGCACCTTCGGCTGCCAGATGAACCTGCACGACTCGGAGCGCGTCGCCGGCCTTCTGGACGATTGCGGCTGCGTGGCTGTACAGGGACCCGATGAGGCGGACATAGTCGTCTTCATGACCTGCTCGGTCCGCGAGAAGGCCGACACCCACCTCTTTGGGGAGGCCTCCAACCTTGTAAGGCTGCCTCGGCCGCCCTCGGGCAGGCGCGTCGTCGCCGTGGGCGGCTGCATCGCCCAGCGCGACGGAGATCGCCTCAGAGAGCACATCCCCAACGTCGATGTCGTCTTCGGAACGAGTGCCCTGGCATCTGTCCCCGCCCTTCTGGTCGAGGCGCTCGAGGAGGGGGGCGGCCGCGTCCACGTCGACACGTCCGAGGAGGGCAGGGGCTTCTCGGCCGAGCTGCCCAGCCATCGCGAGCAGGACTTCCACGCCTGGGTTCCCATCATGACGGGCTGCGACAACTTCTGCACCTACTGCATCGTGCCCCACGTCCGTGGACGAGAGCGGAGTCGTGCGTTCGAGCGCGTAGTCGACGAGTGCGCCCGCCTCGTTGCCGACGGGGTCCGCGAGATCACGTTGCTCGGACAGAACGTCAACTCCTACGGGCGAGACCTCTATGGCGAACCTCGCTTCGCCGAGCTTCTGCAAGCGGTGGGGGAGACGGGCGTAGAGCGCATACGGTTCACTTCGTCGAACCCCAAGGACCTCTCCGCCGAGACCATCGCCGCGATGGCGGGGACGCCCAATGTGATGCCGCATCTCCACCTCGCCGTCCAGAGCGGCTCGACCCGCATCCTCAAGGCGATGAATCGCAGCTACACGCGAGAGGGCTATCTCGACGTCATTCGCGACATCAAGGCCGCCATCCCTGGGATAGCCCTCTCGACCGACATCATCGTGGGCTTCCCTGGCGAGACCGAGGAGGACTTTCTCGACACGCTCTCGCTGGTGGAGGAGGTCGGCTTCGCGTCTGCGTACACCTTCATCTACTCCAGGCGCCCGGGTACGCCCGCAGCAAGGATCACCGACGACACCCCGCGAGAGGTGATCCAGGGCCGCTTCGACCGCCTCGCGTCCCTCGTGGAGCGGCTTGCGCACGAGGCCAATGTCCCGTACCAGGGCTCTCGGGTGGAGGCGCTCATCGAGGGGGCCTCCAAGAAGGATGATCGCGTGTTGGTGGGGCACAGTCCCCACAACCAGACGGTCCTCCTCGACCTTCCCGAGGGGTCTCATGCGGGGGACTTCGTCGGAACGCTCTGTGACGTGCACGTCACGGAGGCGCGCACCTGGTATCTCAGGGGTGAGCTGGCGGGCCTTCCACGATGA
- a CDS encoding stage V sporulation protein S, protein MEFLKVSSKSSPASVAGAIAGMVKDGVPVNIQSVGAGAVNQAVKAVAIARGFLIPTGVDISCAPTFADIEINGETRTAIRIAVYVHRLVPQVGTAKSPDDGATGLM, encoded by the coding sequence ATGGAGTTTCTGAAGGTCTCGAGCAAATCCTCGCCGGCGTCCGTTGCCGGCGCCATTGCCGGCATGGTCAAGGACGGCGTCCCCGTCAACATCCAATCGGTGGGTGCGGGCGCCGTCAACCAGGCGGTCAAGGCCGTCGCCATCGCCCGTGGCTTCCTCATACCCACAGGAGTCGACATCTCCTGCGCCCCGACCTTCGCCGACATTGAGATCAACGGCGAGACGCGTACGGCCATCAGGATCGCCGTCTACGTGCACCGGCTCGTTCCCCAGGTGGGCACGGCAAAGTCCCCTGACGATGGCGCTACGGGGCTGATGTAG
- a CDS encoding ATP-binding protein codes for MAAVSSDLADFVASHGGEGSLRVEENLGGGYVRLRVAEAERRQAKHDIRCVEDVVVEMLRNSRDAGARRIFVATARGGDTRTLTVVDDGSGIPQDMRERVFDARVTSKLESMRMDRWGVHGRGMALFSVRENASSARVMDSAPDKGSSIRVVTDATRLPERADQSSWPSVGADDDGVQTVVRGPHNIIRSCCEFALEERGVCDVYVGSPAEIVATARRRVKPSLSSTDLLFVDSLRELPVLERLAAAADAGELREVADSMGLEVSERTAHRIMAGQVRPLRSVLSRLTHKPSDGGAEVDLLRDSRGLRITRDDQDEFSRVMERDFALLADRYYLTLRSDPRVRVTRGRITVTFEVDEGD; via the coding sequence GTGGCAGCGGTCTCATCGGACCTCGCAGACTTCGTCGCCTCGCATGGTGGCGAGGGGTCGCTTCGCGTCGAGGAGAACCTGGGAGGTGGCTACGTCCGCCTTCGCGTTGCCGAGGCGGAGCGTCGCCAGGCCAAGCATGACATACGCTGCGTCGAGGACGTGGTCGTCGAGATGCTACGCAACTCGCGCGATGCCGGGGCCCGTCGTATATTCGTCGCCACGGCCCGTGGCGGGGACACCAGGACACTCACGGTCGTCGATGACGGCTCGGGCATTCCCCAGGACATGAGGGAGCGCGTCTTCGACGCGCGCGTGACCTCCAAGCTCGAGTCCATGCGCATGGACCGCTGGGGCGTCCATGGCAGGGGCATGGCACTCTTCTCCGTCAGGGAGAACGCAAGCTCCGCCCGGGTCATGGACTCGGCGCCTGACAAGGGCTCCTCCATTCGGGTTGTGACGGACGCCACGCGGCTCCCCGAGCGTGCCGACCAGTCCAGCTGGCCTTCCGTGGGCGCGGATGACGATGGCGTGCAGACGGTTGTCCGTGGGCCCCACAACATCATCCGCAGCTGTTGCGAGTTCGCCCTTGAGGAACGGGGCGTCTGCGATGTGTACGTCGGCTCCCCGGCGGAGATCGTCGCCACGGCACGACGTCGTGTCAAGCCGAGCCTCTCCTCGACCGACCTGCTCTTCGTCGACAGCCTGCGGGAGCTGCCCGTGCTGGAGCGCCTGGCCGCAGCCGCAGATGCCGGTGAGCTCCGGGAGGTTGCGGACTCCATGGGCCTCGAGGTGTCCGAGCGCACGGCCCATCGCATCATGGCGGGCCAGGTCAGACCCCTGCGCAGCGTCCTCTCCCGCCTCACGCACAAGCCCTCGGACGGGGGGGCTGAGGTGGACCTCCTCAGGGACAGCCGTGGGCTCAGGATAACCCGTGATGACCAGGACGAGTTCTCTCGAGTGATGGAGCGCGACTTTGCCCTGCTGGCCGACCGCTACTACCTCACGCTGCGCTCCGATCCCAGGGTGCGCGTCACACGGGGCAGGATAACCGTCACGTTCGAGGTGGACGAGGGCGACTAG
- the rny gene encoding ribonuclease Y, which yields MEIIIAVVCLVVGAVAAYLFATSGNNSKVQEAKSAVETARSEAARIQDDARRDAETAKKAALVEAREEIIQLKQRSEGEERKRKQELQSMENRIMQREESLDRRSDSLDRKEHQLSSLQGQIEKRRVEVDELFARQTSELERIAVLTKDDAHQELLDRVRAESVRDEAQILRESEQRVRAQADKTAREIISCAIQRCAADQAGEITVTSVHIPSDDLKGRIIGREGRNIRTFEQVSGVSLVIDDTPETVVLSSFNPVRRETARVALENLIADGRIHPARIEEMYKKAETLVNERVREAGEQAAFDAGIHDLHPEIIKVLGALRYRTSFGQNVLQHSVQVSALCGIMASELGIDTAPAKRAGLLHDLGKAIDHEVEGPHAVIGADLCRRYGERPDIVHAIEAHHADVEPNAVLDVIVQAADAISAARPGARRESAENYIKRLEKLEEISNAHEGVQRTYAMQAGRELHVMVEPEKISDAESCVLAHDIAKQIEDEMEYPGQVRVVVIRESRAVDIAK from the coding sequence ATGGAAATCATCATTGCTGTGGTCTGTCTGGTCGTCGGTGCCGTGGCGGCGTACCTCTTTGCGACATCTGGAAACAACTCGAAGGTGCAGGAGGCCAAGAGTGCCGTCGAGACGGCGCGAAGCGAGGCGGCCAGGATACAGGACGATGCGCGCCGTGATGCCGAGACCGCCAAGAAGGCGGCCCTCGTCGAGGCGCGTGAGGAAATAATTCAACTCAAGCAGAGGTCCGAGGGCGAGGAGCGCAAGCGCAAGCAGGAGCTCCAGTCCATGGAGAATCGCATCATGCAGCGCGAGGAGTCCCTCGACCGCAGGAGCGACTCGCTCGACCGCAAGGAGCACCAGCTCTCCAGTCTCCAGGGCCAGATCGAGAAGCGCCGCGTCGAGGTGGACGAGCTCTTCGCCCGTCAGACCAGCGAGCTCGAGCGCATCGCCGTCCTCACCAAGGACGATGCCCACCAGGAGCTCCTGGACCGTGTGCGTGCCGAGTCCGTCCGCGACGAGGCTCAGATTCTGCGTGAGTCCGAACAGCGCGTTCGCGCGCAGGCCGACAAGACGGCCCGCGAGATCATTTCCTGCGCCATCCAGCGCTGTGCGGCAGATCAGGCGGGGGAGATAACCGTCACCTCCGTCCACATCCCTTCCGATGACCTCAAGGGACGCATCATCGGTCGCGAGGGCCGCAACATCCGCACGTTCGAGCAGGTCTCAGGCGTCTCCCTCGTCATCGACGACACGCCCGAGACGGTCGTCCTCTCCAGCTTCAACCCCGTGCGTCGAGAGACCGCCCGCGTCGCACTCGAGAACCTCATAGCCGACGGCCGCATCCACCCCGCGCGCATCGAGGAGATGTACAAAAAGGCGGAGACGCTCGTGAACGAGCGCGTGCGGGAGGCGGGCGAGCAGGCCGCGTTCGACGCGGGCATCCATGACCTTCACCCCGAGATCATCAAGGTGTTGGGTGCCCTGCGTTACCGCACATCCTTCGGCCAGAACGTCCTCCAGCACAGCGTCCAGGTCTCTGCCCTCTGCGGCATCATGGCAAGCGAGCTGGGCATCGACACCGCCCCTGCCAAGCGCGCGGGTCTTCTGCATGACCTGGGCAAGGCCATCGACCATGAGGTCGAGGGACCCCACGCAGTCATCGGCGCCGATCTCTGCCGCCGTTACGGAGAGCGTCCCGACATCGTCCACGCCATCGAGGCACACCACGCCGACGTGGAGCCGAACGCCGTCCTCGACGTGATCGTGCAGGCAGCGGACGCCATCTCGGCCGCACGCCCCGGAGCCCGCCGCGAGTCTGCGGAGAACTACATCAAGCGGCTCGAGAAGCTCGAGGAGATCTCCAACGCGCACGAGGGCGTCCAGCGCACCTATGCCATGCAGGCCGGCCGCGAACTCCACGTCATGGTCGAGCCCGAGAAGATCTCCGATGCGGAGTCCTGCGTCCTCGCCCACGACATCGCAAAGCAGATCGAGGACGAGATGGAGTACCCGGGCCAGGTCCGCGTCGTCGTGATCCGCGAATCCCGTGCCGTCGACATCGCCAAGTAG
- a CDS encoding regulatory protein RecX, with translation MELPSREQASLGGMRPRATLVIEAGTQREERLLVPRAVGKRLLALKGSGGRTVASREELLFELHRTEESCCGLRAEWLVGRRDYSVGEMTDRLRRDGYSQSVVDNQIERYVESGVLDDARYADAFVRSRISCGWGARKIALELRRRGIDVDGLPAWPEEYFERDSEYRRALGLASMRSFSGRDPYAQVVRFLCTRGFDVGLAHRVARELATG, from the coding sequence GTGGAACTTCCCAGTCGCGAGCAGGCCTCCTTGGGTGGCATGAGGCCACGGGCCACGCTTGTCATCGAGGCGGGCACACAGCGAGAGGAGCGCCTCCTTGTCCCAAGGGCCGTCGGGAAGCGACTCCTTGCCCTCAAGGGGTCGGGCGGGCGCACCGTGGCAAGTCGTGAGGAGCTCCTCTTCGAGCTCCATCGCACGGAGGAGTCATGCTGTGGCCTGCGCGCGGAATGGCTCGTGGGCAGGCGCGACTACTCGGTGGGGGAGATGACGGATAGGCTACGTCGCGACGGCTATTCGCAGTCGGTCGTAGACAACCAGATCGAGCGCTACGTCGAGAGCGGAGTCCTCGACGACGCCCGCTATGCCGACGCCTTCGTCCGTAGCAGGATCTCCTGTGGTTGGGGTGCGCGCAAGATCGCCCTTGAGCTCCGGCGCAGGGGGATCGACGTCGACGGGCTCCCCGCATGGCCCGAGGAGTACTTCGAGCGCGACAGCGAGTACCGGCGTGCCCTTGGGCTCGCGTCGATGCGATCCTTCTCGGGGAGGGATCCCTACGCCCAGGTCGTGCGCTTCCTATGCACGAGGGGCTTTGACGTGGGCCTGGCACATCGGGTTGCCCGCGAGCTCGCCACGGGGTGA